The proteins below come from a single Gavia stellata isolate bGavSte3 chromosome 8, bGavSte3.hap2, whole genome shotgun sequence genomic window:
- the ACTR3 gene encoding actin-related protein 3, with amino-acid sequence MAGRLPACVVDCGTGYTKLGYAGNTEPQFIIPSCIAIKESAKVVDQAQRRVLKGVDDLDFFIGDEAIEKPTYATKWPIRHGIVEDWDLMERFMEQVIFKYLRAEPEDHYFLLTEPPLNTPENREYTAEIMFESFNVPGLYIAVQAVLALAASWTSRQVGERTLTGTVIDSGDGVTHVIPVAEGYVIGSCIKHIPIAGRDITYFIQQLLREREVGIPPEQSLETAKAVKERFSYVCPDLVKEFNKYDTDGTKWIKQYTGINAISKKEFTIDVGYERFLGPEIFFHPEFANPDFTQPISEVVDEVIQNCPIDVRRPLYKNIVLSGGSTMFRDFGRRLQRDLKRTVDARLKLSEELSGGRLKPKPIDVQVITHHMQRYAVWFGGSMLASTPEFYQVCHTKKDYEEIGPSICRHNPVFGVMS; translated from the exons ATGGCAGGGCGGCTTCCGGCCTGCGTGGTGGACTGCGGCACGGG GTATACAAAGCTCGGATATGCCGGTAATACTGAACCCCAGTTCATTATTCCTTCAT GTATTGCTATCAAAGAATCCGCAAAAGTGGTTGATCAAGCACAAAGGAGGGTTTTGAAAGGTGTTGATGATTTAGACTTCTTTATCGGGGATGAAGCAATAGAAAAACCAACTTATGCAACCAAG TGGCCCATCCGCCATGGTATAGTTGAAGACTGGGACTTGATGGAGAGGTTTATGGAGCAAGTAATCTTTAAGTATCTAAGGGCAGAACCCGAGgatcattattttcttttg ACTGAGCCTCCATTAAATACTCCAGAAAATAGAGAATATACTGCTGAAATCATGTTCGAGTCTTTCAATGTTCCAGGGCTATATATTGCTGTTCAG GCTGTCCTTGCCTTAGCTGCATCTTGGACGTCAAGACAAGTAGGAGAACGAACACTGACCGGCACAGTTATAGACAGTGGTGATGGTGTCACTCATGTTATTCCTGTT GCTGAAGGGTACGTGATTGGCAGCTGTATCAAACACATTCCAATTGCGGGGCGAGATATAACATACTTCATTCAGCAGTTGCTGAGGGAGCGAGAAGTAGGAATTCCTCCTGAACAATCCTTGGAAACAGCTAAAGCAGTGAAG GAACGCTTTAGTTATGTTTGCCCTGACTTAGTAAAAGAATTTAACAAGTATGACACAGATGGTACAAAGTGGATTAAACAGTATACTGGAATTAATGCTATCTCAAAGAAAGAATTTACCATTGATGTTGGCTATGAGAGATTCCTGGGgccagagattttcttccatCCTGAG TTTGCTAATCCTGACTTTACACAACCAATCTCAGAAGTAGTAGATGAAGTTATTCAGAATTGTCCCATTGATGTTAGACGTCCTCTGTATAAG AATATTGTCCTCTCTGGAGGCTCAACCATGTTCAGGGACTTTGGTCGCCGTTTACAGCGAGACTTGAAAAGGACTGTTGATGCCAGACTGAAACTTAGTGAAGAACTTAGTGGTGGCAGACTGAAG CCTAAGCCCATTGATGTACAAGTCATTACACACCATATGCAAAGATATGCTGTTTGGTTTGGAGGATCAATGCTGGCTTCCACA CCTGAATTCTACCAAGTATGCCATACCAAAAAAGATTATGAAGAGATTGGTCCTAGCATCTGTCGTCACAACCCTGTGTTTGGAGTCATGTCTTAA